The sequence CCGGGGCATGAACCTGCTGGTGCCCGGCCGCAAGGTGCGCGTGGACGCCACGCTGCGCGAAGTGAAGGCCGCGGACTTCGACGCGCTGCTCCTGCCCGGAGGCTTCATGAACCCGGACTTCCTGCGGCAGAGCGCCCTGGCGCTGGACTTCGTGAAGGACGCGGACCTGCTGGACCTGCCCATCGCGGTCATCTGTCACGGGCCGTGGCTGCTCGCGTCAGCGGGGCTCCTGGAAGGCCGCCACGTGACGTCCTGGCCGGGCATCCGCAACGACATGGAGAACGCGGGCGCGCACTGGACGGACCAGCCCGTGGTGCGCGACGGCAACTGGGTGTCCAGCCGCGGGCCGCACGACCTGCTCGCCTTCGAGCACGCGATGGTGGAGATGTTCGCGGAGCGCATGTCGCCCGAAATCACCCGCCGCGCCACGGCGGAAGCCCCGTCGCGCTGGCCCCGGTGGCTCGCGGGCGGACTCGCCGCCGCGGCCACGGTGGGCCTGGTCGCACGCGGCCGGAAGGCCCTGGTCTAGGCCTTTACATCCAGCCCAACTGGAGCCGCGCGACGTCCGTCATGCGGCTCTGGTCCCACTGCGGCTCCCAGACCAGCTCCACGTTCGCTTCCTTCACGCCGGGCAGCGCGGAGACCTTGGAGCGCACGTCCTCCACCAGCACCTGGCCCATGCCGCAGCCGGGCGCCGTGAGCGTCATCTCGATGTCCACGCGCTGTCCGCCCTCGTCCAGCGGCGTGGCCTTGCACGTGTACACCAGCCCCAGCTCCACGATGTTCACGGGGATCTCCGGGTCGTAGACCGTCCGGAGCTGCTCCCAGACCTGCTCTTCGTTGAACTCACCGAACTCGCCGGGCGTCACGCTCTCATCGGGCGCCTTCGCCTTGACGGCGTACTCCTCGCCCAGCACGTCCGCGTTCTTCTGGTCGATGCGGAACAACTGGCCGTACGGGTCCTGCACCGTGACGTTGCCGCCCAGCGTCTGCACCACCGTCAACTCCGAGCCCGCCGGCAGCAACACCTTGTCCCCGCTGGGGATGAGCATCGCGTCCACGTCGCGCTCGATGACCGTCATCGCGCCTCGCATGTCCCCTCCTCCCTACTCCGTCGACACCGACGTGGTGCGGCCATCCAGCGCCGCGTGCAGCGTGTGCCACGCCAGGCTCGCGCACTTCACCCGGGCCGGGAACTCGCTCACGCCCGACAGCACCGCGAGCTTGCCCAGCGACTCCACGTCCACCTTGTCCGGGCCTTCGGTCACCAGCGTGTGCACGCGCTCGAAGAGGGACTCGGCCTCCTCGCGCGTCTTGTCCTTCACCGCGCCCGTCATCAGCGACGCGGACGCCTTGGAGATGGCGCAGCCCTGGCCCTGGAAGCCGATGTCGCGGATGACGCCGTCCTCCAGCTTGAGCGTCACGGAGAGCTGGTCGCCGCACAGCGGGTTGTAGCCCTCCGCCGCGCAGGTGGCGCCCTCCACCACCCGGAAGTTGCGCGGGCGCTTGGAGTGCTCCAGCACCACCTCCTGGTAGAGGTCCTTGAGGTCGGAACTCACGCGAACACCTCCTTCACCTTCTGCAGGCCCTTCACCAGCGCGTCCACGTCCTCGCGCGTGTTGTAGAGCGCCAGCGACGCGCGCGCCGTGGCCGCCACGCCGAAGCGCTGCATCAGCGGCTGGGCGCAGTGGTGCCCGGTGCGGATGCAGACGCCCTCCTGGTCCAGGATGGTGCCCACGTCGTGGGGGTGGACGTCCTCCAGCGTGAAGGACAGCACGCCCGTCTTGTGCGGCGCCGTGCCCACCAGCTTCAGCCCCGGAATGGACTGGAGCGCCTCCGTCGCGTACGCGAGCAACCACTGGTCGTGCTGGGACACGTTCTGCATGCCCACGGCCTCCAGGTAGCGGATGGCCGCGGCCAGCCCCACCGCGCCCGCCATGTCCGGCGTGCCCGCCTCGAAGCGGTGCGGCACGCGGTTGTAGACGGTCTTCTCCATGGTCACGGAGAGGATCATGTCCCCGCCGCCCTGGTACGGCGGCAGCGACTCCAGCATGGAGAGCTTGCCGTACAGCACGCCGATGCCCGTGGGCCCGAAGAGCTTGTGGCCGCTGAAGGCGTAGAAGTCACAGCCCAGGTCCTGCACGTCCACCGGGAAGTGCGTCACCGACTGCGCCCCGTCCACCAGCACCGGGATGTTCTTCGCGTGCGCCTTGGCCACCAGTTCCTTGATGGGGTTCACGGAGCCCAGCGCGTTGGACACGTGGGTGATGGCCAGAAGGCGCGTCTTCTCCGTGAGCAGCGCGTCCACGGCGTCCATGCGCAGCGCGCCCTGCTCGTCCACGGGAATCACGCGCAGCTTCGCGCCCGCCGCGTCGCACACCATCTGCCAGGGCACGATGTTGGAGTGGTGCTCCATGGCGGAGATGAGCACCTCGTCGCCAGGGCCCACGTGCTTGCGGCCGTAGGTGGCGGCCACCAGGTTGATGGCCTCCGTGGTGCCGCGCACGAAGATGACCTCGCGCACGTCCTTCGCGTGGATGAAGCGGCGCACCGTCTCGCGCGCGTCCTCGAAGGCCTGCGTGGCGCGCTCGGAGAGGATGTGCACGCCGCGGTGCACGTTGGCGTTGTCGTGCGTGTAGTAGCGCGTGATGGCGTCCAGCACCGCCTGCGGTTTCTGCCCTGTGGCGGCGCTGTCCAGGTACACCAGCGGCCGGCCCCGCACCTCCTGCCGCAGGATGGGGAAGTCCGCGCGCACCCGCGCGAGGTCGAATCCAGGCCCACTCATCCCATCACCTCCGCCGAACCCGGCAGCTTTTCCGCGAGGAGCGCTTCCACGCGCGCCCGCACCGGACCCTCCGGCACCGCGCGCACCAGCTCGCTCGCGAACGCCTGCGTCAGCATCCGCTCCGCTTCCACCTTCGGGATGCCGCGCGAGCGCAGGTAGAACAGCGCGTTGTCATCCAGCCGGCCCACCGCCGTGCCGTGCGCGCACTTCACGTCGTCCGCGAAGATCTCCAACTGGGGCCGCGCATCCACCTGCGCGCCCTCGGACAGCAGCAGGTTGCGGCTCTGCTGGCTGGCGTCCGTCTTCTGCGCGTCCTCGCGCACGCGGATCTTCCCGTGGAAGGTGCCGCGCGCGCGGTCGTCCAGCACGCCCTTGTAGAGCTCGCGGCTGGAGCAGTGCGGCACCGCGTGGTCCAGGTCCGTGCGGTTGTCCAGATGCTGCGTGCCCCGGCCCACGAACAGGCCGTTGAGCACGCACTCGCCACCCTCGCCCGCGAAGGCCGCGTGCACTTCGTTGCGAGCCAGCGCCCCGCCGAACGAGAACGCATGCGACTGGAAGCGGCTGTCGCGCCCCTGCCGCGAGTACAGCCCGCCCAGGTGCAGCGCGGTGTCCCCTTCCGCCTGGAGCTTGAAGTGGCGCAGGCTGGCGTTGTCCCCCAGCGACACCTCCGTCACCGCGTTGGTGAACGTCGCGCCCGAGCCCAGGCCCGCGTACGTCTCCACCAGCGTGGCCTCGCTGCCCTCGCCCGCCACCACGACGATGCGCGGGCTGGCCAGCACCGGCCCGTCGCCACCGCGCGCGAGGAACAGCAGCTGCACCGGCACCTCGCTCAAGGCCCGGGGCGCGAGCGTGAGCAGCGCGCCCTCCTCCAGCAGCGCCGCGTTGAGCGACGTGAAGGCATGCGCCGACGGCCGCGAGAGCTGGCCCAGCGTCTCCTGGAGCAGCGCCCCGTCCTCGCGCAGCGCCTGCGACAGCGGCTTGAGCACCACGCCGCGAGGCAGGCCGGACAACACCGACAGCGCCGGCACGAAGCGCCCATCCACGAACACCAGCCGGGGACCGGGCAGCGCCAGCCGCGCCACCGCCTGCGCCACGTCCTCGCCCGCGGACACGTCCCGCGCGGGCTGGAACGGATGCGACGACAGCGTGGCCACGGGCGTGTACTTCCACTCCTCGTCCTTGGAGGTGGGCAGGCCGCGCGCCTGGAACTGGCTCAGGCCCTCTTCACGAATGGCCTGGAGCCACGCCGGGGCGTCCCCGCGCGCCTGGAAGGCCCGGGCCACGTCGGCGTAGTGGGCCGCGCTCATGGCCGGGCCTCCTTCGCCTTGCCGGCGGCGGCGCCCTCCCCGCCAATCCAGCCGTAGCCCTTCTCCTCCAGCTCCAGCGCCAGCTCGCGCCCGCCCGAGCGCACGATGCGGCCCGCCGCCATCACGTGCACGTGGTCCGGCACGATGTAGTCCAAGAGCCGCTGGTAGTGGGTGATCACGACCATGGCGCGGTCCTTCGCGCGCAGCGCGTTCACGCCGCCCGCGACGATGCGCAGGGCGTCGATGTCCAGGCCCGAGTCCGTCTCGTCCAGCAGCGCCAGCCGGGGCTGGAGCACCGCCATCTGGAAGATCTCGTTGCGCTTCTTCTCTCCGCCGGAGAAGCCCTCGTTCACGGAGCGGTTCATGAACGCCGCGTCCAACTGCACGAGCTTCGCCTTCTCCTTGGCCAGTTGGAGGAAGTCCATC comes from Corallococcus macrosporus and encodes:
- the sufT gene encoding putative Fe-S cluster assembly protein SufT; this encodes MRGAMTVIERDVDAMLIPSGDKVLLPAGSELTVVQTLGGNVTVQDPYGQLFRIDQKNADVLGEEYAVKAKAPDESVTPGEFGEFNEEQVWEQLRTVYDPEIPVNIVELGLVYTCKATPLDEGGQRVDIEMTLTAPGCGMGQVLVEDVRSKVSALPGVKEANVELVWEPQWDQSRMTDVARLQLGWM
- the sufU gene encoding Fe-S cluster assembly sulfur transfer protein SufU, yielding MSSDLKDLYQEVVLEHSKRPRNFRVVEGATCAAEGYNPLCGDQLSVTLKLEDGVIRDIGFQGQGCAISKASASLMTGAVKDKTREEAESLFERVHTLVTEGPDKVDVESLGKLAVLSGVSEFPARVKCASLAWHTLHAALDGRTTSVSTE
- the sufD gene encoding Fe-S cluster assembly protein SufD; translated protein: MSAAHYADVARAFQARGDAPAWLQAIREEGLSQFQARGLPTSKDEEWKYTPVATLSSHPFQPARDVSAGEDVAQAVARLALPGPRLVFVDGRFVPALSVLSGLPRGVVLKPLSQALREDGALLQETLGQLSRPSAHAFTSLNAALLEEGALLTLAPRALSEVPVQLLFLARGGDGPVLASPRIVVVAGEGSEATLVETYAGLGSGATFTNAVTEVSLGDNASLRHFKLQAEGDTALHLGGLYSRQGRDSRFQSHAFSFGGALARNEVHAAFAGEGGECVLNGLFVGRGTQHLDNRTDLDHAVPHCSSRELYKGVLDDRARGTFHGKIRVREDAQKTDASQQSRNLLLSEGAQVDARPQLEIFADDVKCAHGTAVGRLDDNALFYLRSRGIPKVEAERMLTQAFASELVRAVPEGPVRARVEALLAEKLPGSAEVMG
- the sufC gene encoding Fe-S cluster assembly ATPase SufC, whose translation is MASLLSIQDLHARVGGKDILKGIHLEVGAGEVHAIMGPNGSGKSTLASVLAGRETYEVTKGSVLFDGKDLLGTPPEERAKAGVFLGFQYPVEIPGVGNLHFLRTALNAQRRAKGEEELDAMDFLQLAKEKAKLVQLDAAFMNRSVNEGFSGGEKKRNEIFQMAVLQPRLALLDETDSGLDIDALRIVAGGVNALRAKDRAMVVITHYQRLLDYIVPDHVHVMAAGRIVRSGGRELALELEEKGYGWIGGEGAAAGKAKEARP
- a CDS encoding cysteine desulfurase, with amino-acid sequence MSGPGFDLARVRADFPILRQEVRGRPLVYLDSAATGQKPQAVLDAITRYYTHDNANVHRGVHILSERATQAFEDARETVRRFIHAKDVREVIFVRGTTEAINLVAATYGRKHVGPGDEVLISAMEHHSNIVPWQMVCDAAGAKLRVIPVDEQGALRMDAVDALLTEKTRLLAITHVSNALGSVNPIKELVAKAHAKNIPVLVDGAQSVTHFPVDVQDLGCDFYAFSGHKLFGPTGIGVLYGKLSMLESLPPYQGGGDMILSVTMEKTVYNRVPHRFEAGTPDMAGAVGLAAAIRYLEAVGMQNVSQHDQWLLAYATEALQSIPGLKLVGTAPHKTGVLSFTLEDVHPHDVGTILDQEGVCIRTGHHCAQPLMQRFGVAATARASLALYNTREDVDALVKGLQKVKEVFA
- a CDS encoding type 1 glutamine amidotransferase domain-containing protein, with the translated sequence MKKLKGMRVAVLAADGFEQVELTRPVKRLEKEGASVTIVSLHKGRIRGMNLLVPGRKVRVDATLREVKAADFDALLLPGGFMNPDFLRQSALALDFVKDADLLDLPIAVICHGPWLLASAGLLEGRHVTSWPGIRNDMENAGAHWTDQPVVRDGNWVSSRGPHDLLAFEHAMVEMFAERMSPEITRRATAEAPSRWPRWLAGGLAAAATVGLVARGRKALV